CGACGGCTTTGCGGTGGTGGTCGGCAAGAACGGGATGGCGTGGGGTAAAGGGTTGGGCAACGTTGAGCCTGGTGAAGGACCGGTCAAACGTGAAGGTGATGGGAAAGCACCTGCCGGGATCTTCAGACTCGGGACTGCGTTTGGTTATGACGCGACGGCCGCGACAAAGCTGCCTTATCTTGCGCTGACCTCGACCACAGAGTGTGTGGATGACAGAAAATCCGAACGTTACAACGAATTGGTCGACGGCGCGGCGATAGCCAAGGACTGGAACAGTTCCGAGCAGATGCGCGAAGAGGCTGGGTATCGCAAAGGGATCTTGATCGAGCACAACACGCCAGCGTCACCGGGTGCAGGTTCGTGCATCTTTTTCCATATCTGGCGGGGACCTGCTTCGCCTACGTTGGGGTGTACGGCAATGGATCAGGGGGATATTTCGCGGTTGTTCGAGTGGCTGAATCCCCGTGAGTCTCCGGTGTTGGTGCAGATGCCTGAGGGGGAATATGAGCAATTGCGCGAGCGATGGAAATTGCCTCGGCGTTGATGGAAGAGGTGAATCGAGTGCTGGATAACAGGTTCCGGCCGGCTAATCATGGAGACCTATAGCGGCTGACTTGGTCAGCCCTGCTTCAAATCAAGGCAGTAGGTGTAATACCCCGTGTCGCGCACGTAACCCAACGACTCATACAACCGCTGCGCGCCGAAATTATCCGTGGCCGTTTCCAGCACCATGCCCTTGGCGCCGGTCGACAGCGCAAAGGCTCGGGCAGCGTTCATCAGCAACCGGCCCACGCCCTGCCCCCTGGATTCGGGTTTGGTGAACAGGTCGCTGAGCAACCAGGTGCGGTGGGCGTCGATGGAGGAAAATGTCGGGTACAGTTGGACGAACCCCAGCGCATCACCGGAAAGGTCCGATGCGAAAAAGATCACGGACTCATCCCGGTCAATGCGTTCGGCAATGAACTCACGGGATTGCGGCAGGTTCGAGGGCTGGCCGTAGAAGCCTCGATAAGCGTCGAAGAGGGGGGCGATTTTGTCGATGTGCGTTGCCTCGACGCGCAAGACTTGGACGGCCATGCCTGGGGTCTCCCTAGGGGTTACTTGGGTTGCGCCACCGTGCGCAAATAAGGTTTCACCGTTTTGAAACCATCCGGGTATTTCTTCTTCGCGTCCTCGTCAGAGACGGAAGTCGGAATGATCACATCCTCACCCGGACGCCAGTTCACCGGCGTGGCAACGGTGTGCTTGGCGTTCAGTTGCAGTGCATCGAGCAGACGCAATACCTCATCAAAGTTGCGCCCGGCACTCATCGGGTAGATGAGCATCGCCTTGACCTTCTTGTCCGGCCCGATGATGAACACGGAACGCACCGTGGCGTTGTCCACGGCGGTGCGTGCGCCGCCGCTGGCATTCGGATGGATCATGTCGTAGAGCTTGGCCACCACCAGATTTTCGTCGCCGATCATGGGGTAGTTGACCGCATGCCCCTGGGTTTCTTCGATGTCCTTGGCCCAGCTCGCATGATTGCTGACGGGGTCGACGCTGAGCCCGACGATCTTGGTGTTGCGTTTATCGAACTCTGGCTTGAGCCCTGCCATGTAACCGAGCTCAGTGGTGCACACCGGGGTGAAGTCCTTGGGATGCGAGAACAGGATCGCCCACTTGTCGCCAATCCACTCATGGAAATGCAGCGTGCCCTCGGTGCTTTCGACGGTAAAGTCCGGTGCTTCGTCGCCAATGCGGATGGTCATATCGTTCTCCTGACTGTGAGCTTGTAGGGAGGCCGTCGCAACGCCAGTCGCTGTTCCAACGGCATTCGGGATCTGTGTTGAACCGATCAACGCGGATCAGTATAGGAGACGCTTCAAGACCTGCCGGTGACCGGCGCATTCACTTTGTAAGTCGTTGATTCAGGCCTCCGTACGCTGTCAGGCAACACCGCCAGCGCGACGTGCCAGCATGCGTCTCAGGCTTTTCGACGCCGGCCATTCATGCGTAATCCAGCAACAGTGTTTGTCCAGCGGGCCGCTGTTTGAGGGAGGGGTAACGCCCTAGCATCGTCTCTACCCGGTAAGCCAATGGCGACACCGGAGCAACCCAGACGAGACGGTGAATAAAATGAAAATACTGAAAGTGGCGCTTTTCCTGGCGCTGGGCGGTATCGCCGCACAGTCCTTTGCAAACGACAGCCAGTCAACGGCCGAAGCCGGTAAGACGCCGGTTGAACGCTACACCTACAGCACCCAACTGGACATCAAGAAAGTCATTGCCGTGACCGACATTGCGAACGAGTGCGGCCCCGTCCCGGCGCAAATGACCTATGAAGATTCCAACGGTCAACGCCATGTCCTTCAGTACCAGGTGATGGGCACCGGATGTTCAAATGGTTGAACGCTGCCAGGATGATGGAGGGTCGACACTCCATGCCTGCAGCCTGTGTGAATCAACTTTTTTTCGCTGAGCCGACGATGTTTTCATCCGCGGCCAACACGACCGGAATGGAGTGTTTGAGAAACGCTACCCAGGTCTTTATTTTTGCATCGACGAACTTTCGTGACGGATAGATCGCATACAGATTCAGCGCTTCAAGGTGATGGCCGGGCAATACACGCACCAACGTGCCGGCCCGCAAGCCATTGACCGCCGATGCAATGGGCTGGATACCAATCCCCATCCCATTGGTGATTGCGACGGTCATGCCATCGGCGGTGTTGATATGAAACGGTGACAACGCCACGTTGACGGTTTCCACGCCTTCGGGCCCGTCCAATACCCAGTTTTCAACCGGCATGACGGTGTTCACGATTTTCAGACAGTCATGTGCAGCGAGCGCGGCCGGGGAATCCGGATGTCCGCGTTTTTTCAAGTACGCCGGCGACGCGCAGAGAATGCTGTACGTGACGCCGAGGCGCTGCGCCACGAAGCCTGAATCGGGCAAGTCCCGGGCCAGCACGATCGACATGTCGTAGCCCTCCTCCAGCAAATCCGGCAGTCGATTAGTCAGGGTCAAATCAAACATGACCGTAGGGTGCAGCTCTCTGTATCTGGCAATGGCGTCGATCACGTAATGATTGCCAACGGCGGACATCGCATGGATTTTCAGCCGCCCTACAGGCTGGGTGTTCGCGGTGACTGCTTCCTCGTCGGCCTCCCGCACCTCGTCAAGAATCCTCTCGCAGCGTTCCAGGTAACGCAGGCCGGCTTCGGTCAGCGCCAGACGGCGGGTCGTGCGGTTGATCAGTCGGGTTTGCAGCCTGGCTTCCAGACTGGAGATCGCTTTGGAGACGTTGGTGGTGTTGGTGTCCAATACCTGCGCCGCCGCCGTAAAGCTGCCGCTCTGGGCCACCGCCACGAAAAACCGCAGGGTCTGGAACACGTCCATCGTTTTCACCTCGGGGGATGGAAAAAAGAGGCGGCCTTGCAAGGCTGCCTCTTCATCATGGGTTACTTCTTGCGCGGAATAAATCCTGGGACGCCGGTTTCGACTACAGAGTTGAATCGAATCCGGGTCGTGATGTCCTCCTGAATTTCAACCATGGCCCGTTGCGGCAAGGTCGAAATATCGAAGTTTTCCCGGATGTGACTCGGTGTCGCCGACGTGGTCAGGAACGCCACGCCCCGCTGCACCGACCAGGCCAGCGCCACTTGCGCCGGGGTTTTCTGCACACGTTGGGCGATCTGGGTAATCACCGGCTCTTCCAATACATTGGGCTCCATGCCGTGGCCCAGTGGCGCAAACGCAAGCACGATAATCCCATGCTCTTTGCAGAATTCGAGCAGTTCCCATTCCGGCAGGTACGGGTGAGCTTCAACTTGCACCACGGCCGGTTTGATCCGCGCCACTTCGACGATTTCTCGCAGTTTTTCCAGGGTAATGTCCGACAAGCCGATCGACTTGCAGCGGCCTTCATCCACCAGGCGCTCCAGCGCCCGCCAGGTCTCGATCAGCGTGACGCCGTCGTCGTAGATAACGTGGCCCTCTTCATCTCTCGGGTCCTGGTTGTCGCCGGGTTGAAAGGCAAACGGCGTGTGGATCAGGTAGCAGTCGATGTAATCAACTTGGAGGCGTCGGCAACTGGCCTCGAACGCCGGTGCGACGCGCTCGGGACGGTGGTTGGTGTTCCACAGTTTGGTGGTGACGAACAGGTCTTCGCGGCGGACTTTTCCGGCGTCCAGCATT
This region of Pseudomonas mandelii genomic DNA includes:
- a CDS encoding aldo/keto reductase, yielding MTYEHFNDDLRDTKFPLNHGSGAMPAVGFGTLFRDLSVTTQAVKDALEAGFRHFDCAERYRNEEQVGVAFKEMLDAGKVRREDLFVTTKLWNTNHRPERVAPAFEASCRRLQVDYIDCYLIHTPFAFQPGDNQDPRDEEGHVIYDDGVTLIETWRALERLVDEGRCKSIGLSDITLEKLREIVEVARIKPAVVQVEAHPYLPEWELLEFCKEHGIIVLAFAPLGHGMEPNVLEEPVITQIAQRVQKTPAQVALAWSVQRGVAFLTTSATPSHIRENFDISTLPQRAMVEIQEDITTRIRFNSVVETGVPGFIPRKK
- a CDS encoding LysR family transcriptional regulator — translated: MDVFQTLRFFVAVAQSGSFTAAAQVLDTNTTNVSKAISSLEARLQTRLINRTTRRLALTEAGLRYLERCERILDEVREADEEAVTANTQPVGRLKIHAMSAVGNHYVIDAIARYRELHPTVMFDLTLTNRLPDLLEEGYDMSIVLARDLPDSGFVAQRLGVTYSILCASPAYLKKRGHPDSPAALAAHDCLKIVNTVMPVENWVLDGPEGVETVNVALSPFHINTADGMTVAITNGMGIGIQPIASAVNGLRAGTLVRVLPGHHLEALNLYAIYPSRKFVDAKIKTWVAFLKHSIPVVLAADENIVGSAKKS
- a CDS encoding GNAT family N-acetyltransferase produces the protein MAVQVLRVEATHIDKIAPLFDAYRGFYGQPSNLPQSREFIAERIDRDESVIFFASDLSGDALGFVQLYPTFSSIDAHRTWLLSDLFTKPESRGQGVGRLLMNAARAFALSTGAKGMVLETATDNFGAQRLYESLGYVRDTGYYTYCLDLKQG
- a CDS encoding peroxiredoxin, whose amino-acid sequence is MTIRIGDEAPDFTVESTEGTLHFHEWIGDKWAILFSHPKDFTPVCTTELGYMAGLKPEFDKRNTKIVGLSVDPVSNHASWAKDIEETQGHAVNYPMIGDENLVVAKLYDMIHPNASGGARTAVDNATVRSVFIIGPDKKVKAMLIYPMSAGRNFDEVLRLLDALQLNAKHTVATPVNWRPGEDVIIPTSVSDEDAKKKYPDGFKTVKPYLRTVAQPK
- a CDS encoding DUF2790 domain-containing protein, coding for MKILKVALFLALGGIAAQSFANDSQSTAEAGKTPVERYTYSTQLDIKKVIAVTDIANECGPVPAQMTYEDSNGQRHVLQYQVMGTGCSNG